From the genome of Colwellia psychrerythraea 34H, one region includes:
- the hutC gene encoding histidine utilization repressor: MTINASNSATKKDKPAKYTMIKQYICEHIESGEWPQNAKVPSENELTQQFDVSRMTARRALQELTEQGILVRSQGAGTFVATFKSQSSLLEIRNISDEISDRGHQHKAKQLLLNSTAVTDEIAILLNLKNNEDVFYSEILHYENDDAIQLEQRFVNVSLVPDYLLQNFTQITPHEYLSSVAPLTEATHEIEAILASDEICQQLDIQSTTPCLQVKRRTWSKQGVVSVAILTSPGDKYRLGSHLKF; the protein is encoded by the coding sequence ATGACTATCAATGCTAGTAACAGCGCAACAAAAAAAGATAAGCCTGCCAAGTATACTATGATCAAGCAATATATTTGTGAACATATTGAGTCAGGTGAATGGCCGCAAAATGCAAAAGTACCTTCTGAAAACGAGCTTACACAGCAATTTGATGTAAGCCGCATGACGGCAAGACGTGCTCTACAAGAACTAACTGAGCAAGGTATTTTAGTACGTTCTCAAGGTGCTGGCACTTTTGTCGCAACGTTTAAGTCACAATCATCCTTGCTAGAAATTCGCAATATTAGTGATGAAATTAGTGATCGTGGTCATCAACATAAAGCTAAGCAATTATTATTAAATTCTACTGCCGTTACTGATGAAATAGCTATTTTACTCAACTTGAAAAATAACGAAGATGTTTTTTATTCTGAGATATTACATTATGAGAATGATGATGCGATTCAATTAGAACAACGTTTTGTAAATGTCAGTTTAGTGCCTGATTATTTATTACAAAACTTCACACAAATCACCCCACATGAATATCTTTCATCGGTTGCTCCCTTAACTGAAGCAACCCACGAAATAGAAGCCATTCTCGCAAGTGATGAAATTTGCCAACAATTAGACATACAATCAACTACGCCTTGTTTACAAGTTAAACGCCGTACTTGGTCGAAACAAGGTGTCGTTAGTGTCGCAATTTTGACATCACCTGGTGATAAATACCGTTTAGGCAGCCACCTTAAATTTTAA
- the hutI gene encoding imidazolonepropionase, which translates to MTLFKHWQTLYINVNLATMTDGSESYGEISQGALAISAGKIAWLGKESDLPEHFSVTDEDIEVIDCKGQWLTPGLIDCHTHLVYGGNRANEFEMRLQGKSYQEIANAGGGIVSTVTATRRASEQELLASALPRLTALHQQGVTTVEIKSGYGLDTINEIKMLKVAGLLADELPVTIKRTFLGAHALPIEYKDNAEGYLDVVCEEMLPQVVSENLADAVDVFCEGIGFSLAQTKRVFDAAQSHDLPIKVHAEQLSNLGASELAANYNALSSDHIEFLDEAGIKAMKKSGMTAVLLPGAFYFLRETQLPPIELLRKHQVPMAVATDANPGTSPIHNIHLMLNMACTLFRLTPSEALAGITCYGAKALGLSESKGQLAVGYDADIALWNINQPAELCYQFGVNPLSRLIQNGQQVLMNESA; encoded by the coding sequence ATGACACTCTTTAAGCACTGGCAAACTCTTTATATCAATGTAAATCTGGCAACTATGACTGATGGCAGTGAAAGTTACGGTGAAATATCTCAAGGTGCATTAGCAATTAGCGCAGGTAAAATTGCTTGGTTAGGTAAAGAAAGTGATTTACCTGAGCACTTTTCGGTAACAGATGAAGATATTGAAGTTATCGATTGCAAGGGACAATGGTTAACACCTGGTTTAATCGATTGTCATACACACCTAGTGTACGGCGGCAACCGTGCCAATGAATTTGAAATGCGTTTACAAGGTAAAAGCTACCAAGAAATTGCTAATGCGGGCGGCGGGATTGTCTCAACAGTTACCGCGACGCGAAGGGCAAGTGAACAAGAGTTACTTGCCAGCGCCTTACCGCGTTTAACCGCTTTACATCAGCAAGGTGTTACTACGGTTGAAATTAAGTCAGGTTATGGCTTAGATACGATAAACGAAATCAAAATGCTAAAAGTAGCGGGCTTATTAGCTGATGAACTGCCTGTTACAATTAAACGTACTTTTCTGGGGGCGCACGCTTTACCGATAGAATACAAAGATAATGCCGAAGGTTACCTTGATGTTGTTTGCGAAGAAATGTTGCCACAAGTGGTGAGCGAAAACTTAGCTGATGCCGTTGATGTATTTTGTGAAGGTATAGGGTTTAGTCTTGCACAAACCAAACGTGTTTTTGATGCCGCACAATCCCATGATTTACCTATTAAAGTTCATGCTGAGCAATTATCTAACTTAGGCGCTTCTGAATTGGCAGCTAACTATAATGCTTTGTCCTCTGATCATATTGAGTTTCTAGATGAAGCGGGTATTAAAGCGATGAAAAAATCGGGCATGACCGCCGTATTATTACCCGGAGCTTTTTACTTCCTACGTGAAACCCAATTACCACCAATAGAACTGCTTCGTAAACATCAAGTACCTATGGCAGTCGCTACGGATGCCAACCCCGGCACTTCCCCTATTCATAATATCCACCTAATGCTTAATATGGCCTGCACCTTGTTTAGATTAACACCGTCTGAAGCATTGGCAGGTATCACCTGTTATGGCGCTAAAGCCTTAGGATTAAGTGAAAGCAAAGGGCAGTTGGCAGTTGGTTATGATGCTGATATTGCGTTATGGAATATTAATCAACCGGCAGAGCTTTGTTATCAATTTGGTGTAAATCCATTGAGCCGTTTAATTCAAAATGGACAGCAAGTATTGATGAATGAGAGTGCGTAA
- a CDS encoding bifunctional diguanylate cyclase/phosphodiesterase: MKSLQNKIFLLFVILLLMVQAIAFWTLYSEKKNQEAAEINNRLTTAKTIFTELFDRRLTYLSTFAETVAKDYGLKEVFNEDTRSLLFALNNHRKRIDADLAMTISSAGIINGQLQRHFVNGKGKIRQGAERNSAFRFSEWLETGQAAHLYMIDDALYQLSLSPVTVGAKTLGWIAFGFEIDERLADEFKNITGLNTDFIIKNEGAWQLISVVQSSENNESYDKLLELAVQVIENKAPDQYIATHSLITEFDDQEFGVAMHGLRANFVALLQEQWWKFLFLAALTLLLSLTSAYFIAGSISKPIKRLVAQAKVIASGDYQQKVTLKDNNEIGQLADEFNQMQAAVLQREEAITHRADHDPLTDLPNRNKLNKTLKKLIEQQKNFLVLHLNLSRLKDVNDTLGHDVGDEVIKELASRLHNLCQMNSFNALAHLGADEFILLVEHLKVDEAIYQLRAELEPIFDYQGISLQLQVRIGVAAYPEHAVDDKSLLQMADTALNSTREKRKLVQIYHPDLDVNTVERLSLINDLKQAIPAGELELHFQPKMCLKTKTVTHAEALVRWQHPTLGMVPPDNFIHIAEQTGQIKALTRWVFITALDQYNAWQEQGIDLNIAINVSAENLKENDFHHFICQSIMAAKVPAEKITLEVTESSVVEDPEAAIKLLAEFKDYGMKISIDDYGTGYSSLAQLKQLPVHELKIDKSFIQHLEHDEDDQIIVRSTIELAHNMGLHVVAEGIEDEFALNWLAAHGCELAQGYYISKPKPAMELTPWLLAQLTIQDVEEKV; the protein is encoded by the coding sequence ATGAAGAGTTTACAAAATAAAATATTTTTATTGTTTGTCATACTGTTATTAATGGTTCAAGCCATTGCTTTTTGGACTCTATATAGCGAAAAGAAAAATCAAGAAGCGGCAGAAATTAATAACCGTTTAACGACAGCAAAAACCATTTTTACCGAGTTATTTGATCGCAGACTGACCTATTTATCTACTTTTGCTGAAACAGTAGCGAAAGATTATGGTTTAAAAGAAGTCTTTAATGAGGATACTCGCAGTTTATTATTTGCGTTAAATAATCATAGAAAACGTATTGATGCTGATTTGGCCATGACCATCTCTTCAGCAGGGATCATCAATGGACAATTACAACGTCATTTTGTAAACGGTAAAGGTAAAATTCGACAAGGCGCTGAACGAAACAGTGCCTTTCGTTTCAGTGAATGGCTTGAAACCGGTCAAGCAGCGCATTTATATATGATTGATGATGCACTTTATCAATTGAGTTTATCGCCAGTTACTGTGGGAGCTAAAACGTTAGGATGGATCGCTTTTGGTTTTGAAATAGATGAGCGATTAGCGGATGAATTTAAAAATATTACTGGTTTAAATACCGATTTTATTATCAAAAATGAAGGTGCGTGGCAGTTGATTTCAGTTGTCCAGAGTAGTGAAAACAATGAAAGTTACGATAAGTTACTAGAGTTGGCGGTGCAGGTTATTGAAAATAAAGCCCCCGATCAATATATCGCTACTCACTCATTAATCACCGAATTTGATGACCAAGAATTCGGTGTTGCCATGCATGGTTTACGAGCTAATTTTGTCGCCTTATTGCAAGAACAGTGGTGGAAGTTTTTATTCCTAGCAGCGTTAACCCTATTGTTGTCACTTACTAGTGCTTATTTTATTGCGGGCTCTATTAGTAAGCCGATTAAACGCTTGGTTGCTCAAGCTAAAGTAATCGCCAGCGGAGATTATCAGCAAAAAGTTACGTTAAAAGATAACAATGAAATAGGGCAACTTGCAGACGAATTTAATCAAATGCAAGCTGCGGTATTACAGCGTGAAGAAGCGATTACTCATCGTGCAGATCATGATCCATTAACGGATTTACCCAACCGAAACAAACTCAATAAAACCCTAAAAAAACTCATAGAACAACAGAAAAATTTTCTAGTTTTACATTTAAATCTTAGTCGTTTGAAAGATGTTAACGATACATTGGGTCATGATGTAGGTGATGAAGTTATTAAAGAACTTGCAAGTCGTTTACATAATCTTTGTCAAATGAATAGTTTTAACGCCTTGGCACATTTAGGAGCAGATGAATTTATTTTATTGGTAGAACATTTGAAGGTCGATGAAGCTATTTATCAGCTAAGAGCTGAGCTTGAACCAATATTTGATTATCAGGGCATTAGCTTACAGCTGCAAGTTAGGATTGGCGTAGCAGCGTATCCTGAGCATGCTGTTGATGATAAATCATTATTACAAATGGCAGATACGGCGCTAAACAGTACAAGAGAGAAGAGGAAGTTAGTACAAATATACCATCCTGATCTTGATGTTAATACGGTTGAGCGTTTAAGTTTGATTAACGATTTGAAACAAGCTATTCCGGCAGGTGAGTTGGAATTACACTTTCAACCTAAAATGTGTTTAAAAACTAAAACGGTAACTCACGCCGAAGCATTAGTTCGCTGGCAGCACCCTACATTAGGCATGGTGCCTCCTGATAATTTTATTCACATTGCAGAACAAACAGGTCAAATTAAGGCGTTAACACGTTGGGTATTTATTACCGCATTGGACCAATATAATGCTTGGCAAGAACAGGGTATTGATTTGAATATAGCGATAAATGTTTCTGCAGAAAATTTAAAAGAGAACGATTTTCATCACTTTATCTGTCAGTCAATTATGGCGGCCAAGGTACCTGCAGAAAAAATTACGCTGGAAGTGACCGAGAGCTCTGTAGTAGAAGACCCTGAGGCGGCAATTAAATTATTGGCAGAATTTAAAGATTACGGTATGAAAATATCGATCGATGATTACGGCACGGGTTATTCATCATTAGCACAATTGAAACAATTGCCAGTACATGAATTAAAAATAGATAAATCATTTATTCAACACCTTGAACATGATGAAGATGATCAAATTATAGTGCGCTCCACAATTGAACTTGCTCATAATATGGGACTGCACGTGGTTGCTGAGGGAATAGAAGATGAATTTGCGTTAAATTGGTTAGCAGCTCATGGCTGTGAACTTGCGCAGGGTTATTATATCAGTAAACCAAAACCGGCCATGGAGTTAACTCCATGGCTGTTAGCACAGTTAACTATTCAAGATGTTGAGGAAAAGGTTTGA